The Dama dama isolate Ldn47 chromosome 25, ASM3311817v1, whole genome shotgun sequence genome window below encodes:
- the LOC133046576 gene encoding heterogeneous nuclear ribonucleoprotein F-like: MMLGPEGGEGFVVKLRGLPWSCSVEDVQNFLSDCTIHDGVAVFKSHRTEMDWVLKHSGPNSADTASDGFVQLRGLPFGCTKEEIIQFFSGLEIMPSGITLPVDPEGKITGEAFVQFASQELAEKALGKHKKRIGHRYIEVFKSSQEEVRSYSDPPLKFMSVQRPGPYGHPGTARRYIGIVRQAGLERMRSGAYSAGYEGYEEYSGLSDGYGFTTDLFGRDLSYCLSGMYDHRYGDGKFTVQSTTGHCVHMSGLPYKATEHNIYNFFSPLNPVRVHIETGPDGRVTGEADVESATHEEAIAAMSKDRANMQHRYIELFLNSTTGASNGAYSSQMMQGIGVSTQSIYSGLESQSVSGCCGAGYGGQNSMGGYD, from the exons ATGATGTTGGGCCCTGAGGGAGGTGAAGGCTTTGTGGTCAAGCTCCGTGGCCTGCCCTGGTCCTGCTCTGTTGAGGATGTGCAGAATTTCCTCTCCGACTGCACGATCCATGATGGGGTCGCAG TGTTCAAGTCCCACAGAACCGAGATGGATTGGGTGTTGAAGCACAGTGGTCCAAACAGTGCTGACACTGCCAGTGATGGTTTCGTGCAGCTTCGAGGACTCCCGTTTGGATGCACCAAGGAAGAGATCATTCAGTTCTTCTCAGGGTTGGAAATCATGCCAAGTGGGATCACATTGCCTGTGGACCCCGAGGGCAAGATTACAGGGGAAGCCTTTGTGCAGTTTGCCTCACAGGAGTTAGCAGAGAAGGCTCTAGGGAAGCACAAGAAGAGAATAGGGCACAGGTATATTGAGGTGttcaagagcagtcaggaagAAGTTAGGTCATACTCGGATCCCCCACTCAAGTTCATGTCAGTGCAGCGGCCAGGGCCCTATGGCCACCCTGGCACAGCCAGAAGGTATATTGGCATCGTCAGGCAGGCAGGCCTGGAGAGGATGAGGTCTGGGGCCTACAGTGCGGGCTATGAGGGTTATGAGGAGTACAGCGGCCTCAGTGATGGCTACGGCTTCACCACCGACCTGTTTGGGAGAGACCTCAGTTACTGTCTCTCTGGGATGTATGACCACAGGTATGGAGATGGCAAGTTCACTGTCCAGAGCACCACTGGACACTGCGTCCACATGAGCGGGCTGCCCTACAAAGCCACAGAGCACAATATTTACAACTTCTTCTCCCCGCTCAACCCTGTGAGAGTCCACATTGAGACTGGCCCTGATGGAAGAGTGACTGGCGAAGCTGATGTAGAGTCTGCCACTCACGAAGAAGCCATAGCAGCCATGTCCAAAGACAGGGCCAACATGCAACATAGATACATAGAACTTTTCTTGAATTCCACAACTGGGGCCAGCAATGGGGCATATAGCAGCCAGATGATGCAAGGCATTGGGGTGTCAACCCAGTCCATTTACAGTGGCCTTGAGAGCCAGTCTGTGAGTGGCTGTTGTGGGGCTGGCTATGGTGGCCAGAACAGCATGGGTGGATATGACTAG